The DNA window GCTGTGCCCATCCTGGTGCTGCAGGCCTTCGCCGTTCAGCGTAGTACGCCCGGAAGTGCCTCCCAGCAGAAAGCCCCGCGCCTGCATGTCGCCTGCTGCCCAGCATAGGTCGCCTACGCGCTGGAAACCAAACATCGAATAGAACAGATAGAAGGGAATCAGCGGATAGTCGTTACTGCTGTAGGAGGTCGCGGCGGCCATCCAGGCGGACATTGCGCCGGCTTCGGTGATACCTTCCTCCAGAATCTGGCCCTGCTTGTCCTCGCGGTAGTACATGATCTGGTCGCGGTCCTGTGGCGTATATTTCTGCCCTTCGGACGTGTAGATCCCCATCTGCCGGAACAGCCCTTCCATGCCGAACGTACGAGCTTCATCGGGAACGATCGGCACGACCCGCTTGCCGATGCGCTTGTCCTTGACCATGGCATTGAGCATGCGCACAAAGCCCATGGTTGTCGAGATTTCGCGGTCGCCGCTGCCATCGAGTACGGTTTTGAAGAGTTCAAGGTCCGGCGTCTGCAACGGCTGGCTGGCCTTGCGTCGCTTGGGATAGTTGCCACCGAGATCGCGCCTGCGCTTTTGCATATAGACCATTTCGGGCGAGTCGGGCGCGGGGCGGTAGTAGGGTATTTCTTCTATCTCGTCATCTGATATCGGCACGCCGAACCGGTCGCGGAATGCTTTTACCGTGTCCATGTCCAGTTTCTTGAGCTGGTGCGCTACGTTCTGGGCCTCGCCGGCCTGCCCAAACCCATACCCCTTGATGGTATGGGCGAGAATAACCGTGGGCTGACCTTTCTGTGTCGTGGCCTGGTGATAGGCGGCATAGACCTTGTAGGGGTCGTGCCCGCCCCGGTTCAGTCTGGCAATGTCGTCGTCGGAGAGGTCTTTGACCAGCTCCTCCATTTCGGGGTAGCGACCAAAGAAGTGCTTACGCGTGTATGCCCCGCCATTGCTCTTGTAGTTCTGCAGGTCACCATCGACGATCTCGTCCATGGCACGCTGCATCACACCTTCTTTGTCCTGCTCAAACAGCGGGTCCCACTGGCGGCCCCAGACTACTTTGAGCACGTTCCAGCCGGCGCCCCGGAAGATGCCTTCCAGCTCCTGGATAATCTTGCCGTTACCGCGAACCGGGCCGTCCAGCCGTTGCAGGTTGCAGTTGACCACGAATATCAGGTTGTCGAGTTTCTCCCGCCCGGCCAACCCGATAGCCCCCAGCGACTCAGGCTCGTCGCATTCGCCGTCCCCCAGGAAGCACCAGACTTTTCGGTCACCCATCTCGATCAGTTCCCGGCTGTCCAGGTACTTCATGACATGAGCCTGGTATATCGCCTGGATCGGGCCGAGCCCCATGGAAACCGTCGGAAACTGCCAGTAGTCCGGCATCAGCCAGGGGTGCGGATAAGATGAAAGCCCTTCACCATCAACTTCGGAACGGTAGTTATCCAGCTTGTCTTCGTCGAACTGGCGCTCCAGGTACGAGCGCGCGTAGATACCCGGTGCCGAGTGGCCCTGGAAGTAGACCAGGTCGCCTTCCCGCTTCTCGTCGCCGCCATGGAAGAAGTAGTTGAAACCCACATCGTAAAGCGTCGCCGCTGAGGAGAAAGACGATACGTGCCCGCCGAGATCACCCGGCTTCTTGTTGGCTCGCAGCACCATCGCCATGGCGTTCCAGCGGATCAGGGACCTGATGCGCCGCTCCATGAAAAGGTCGCCGGGCATTCGGGCTTCGCGGGCAGCGGGTATGGTATTCCTGAAAGGTGTCGTCAGAGTAAAGGAGGTAGCCCCTCCTTCACGCGTAGCGCGTTCCGACAGCTGGCTCAAAAGGAAACGCGCCCGGTCGATACCCTCGACCTCGATCACGGACTCTAGCGCTTCGATCCACTCTCGGGTTTCGGTCGGGTCGTCATCCTTCTTCATGGGCATCTCCTTAGCAGAAACCGGGCAAGGTCTGGCGGCGCCAGGCGGCGTTCGCCGTTTTCCATCAGCGTATGTGGCTTGCCGGTCAAGGGCAAACCCCAGGCCCGAAAGTTAACACTATCTCATGTACAATTCCTGTCCCGTTTACGCGCGTGGGGTCAGCAATTGGTATTAGAGGCCGGGCCACCCAGAGCCCCTCCTGCACCCCGAGTTCGACCAAGTCCAAACCCTTCGCATGGGTATGGAGGCACTACCTTCGGGCCATATTGCTTTGTCAGCGATGTTGACGTCGGTGAACTGATGGAGCAGATGGCGCTGATGACCCGACTGGTGACCAGCGGCAAACGCCTGGCCGACTATACGAACTCAAGCCCGCCTTTGGAGAAAAGAAGTTTTTTTGAGGGTGAGTACCAGCAAATGAAGCTCGGCAATGCCTGAAACAGTAGTCCTGCTCACGCAGGACTACTTCCCGCTTTTCAAACGGATCATTTCAAGCGGGGCTTCGATCAGTACATCAGCGTGAACAGTTTGCGTCGATACTGGCGAACATCTGGGTCATCGTTGCCCAGCAGGTCAAAAAGTTCTACCAGCGTAGCTCGCGCCGCGCCGTCAGCGTAATTACGATCCTTGCGTAAGAGGCTCAGGATCAGCTCCATAGCCTTGGCATTCTCGCCTTTCAACACCCAGTGCAACGCCAGCTGGTAACGCGCCTCGAAGTCTTCGGGGTCAGCCTCTATGCGGGCCTGCAGCTCTGCTACCGGCGGCAGCTGACCGGCTCGCTCGGCGAACTTGATGCGGGCCGCCAGTTGCCGGGCGTGGGCGTTGAACGTTTCTTCCTTGGGCAGACCTTCGAGGATCACCCGGGCCTCGGCTACTTCGCCCTGCTCGACTTTTATCAGGGCGATGTCAATAAGGACAGCCTTGTCTTCCGGATTCGCCTGGTTGATCTCGGTGAGCAGCGCCAGAGCCTGATCCAGTTGGCCTTCTTCCCACAGAGTTTTGGCCTGATCACGGGGACTCATAGGCGGCTTATCGATGTGGGGCTCAAGCTTCGCGCGAATTTCACTCTCGGGTATGACGCCGCTGAACTCATCCACGAGCTGGCCATTCTTGACGATTTTGACACTGGGCAGACTGCGCACTCCGAGGTGAGCCGTCAGCTGTTGCTGTTCGTCGGCGTTAACTTTGGCCAGGCGAAATCCACCTTTGAACTCATCCGCCAGCTTCTGCAGGATTGGCATGAGCTGCTTACAGGGCGCGCACCACTCGGCCCAAACGTCCACAACTACCGGCACCTGGCTGGAGGCGTCGATGACGTCGGTCTGGAAATTCTCCAGCGTGGCGTCGAATACATAAGTCTCAGCCATTTTTAGCGGTCTCCTGATTCACGTTATCCTGAAAGGTATGGGCATGAGGGGTCGGCTTCAAGCCAGGGACAGATGATTACACAAAACTGGCCTTGAAAGGGACGGGGCCGGGACTTCCGGTTGATTTAGCGAAATTCGGCTTCACATATAGGCAAAACCCAGCCTATATGGCGGAACTCCTGCCTGGGGCTGAAAGATCCGGATGCGGGATGGCAACGGGTCAAGATCACCTATCAATACAGTGGGCCTATGACAGAGCAGAACGATAATATCGAGTTTATCGGCCGCGAGGACGGCACAGTAAAAACGCCACGCGGCCTCGCTTTGCCAGACCAATCTCTTCCTAAACGGCTCTATATCCTCCCGGTCAATGGCCGGCCATTTTTCCCGGCACAGGTGCAGCCGGTCGTGGTCAACCAGAACCCCTGGGAGGAAACCCTCAATCGCGTTGCCGCCACGGATCACAGTGTTGTTGGCCTGAGCTATGTGGAACACCCACCCAAGGACAGTCATGCCGGGCCTGAGGATCTGGCGCTTCACGGTTGTGCCGTGCGGATCCACCACGCAGCAAAGGAAAACGGCAAGATCCAGTTTATCGCCCAGGGCATACGCCGGTTTCGGGTCGTGCACTGGCTGAAGCGCACGCCCCCTTACCTTGTAGAGGTCGAGTATCCGGAGGAGCCCCGCGAGCACCAGGACGAGCAGAAGGCCTATACGCTGGCAATCATCAACTCCATCAAGGAGCTGCTGCGTGCCAACCCTCTCTACGGCGAAGAGGTCAAAAACTACCTGTCCCGTTTTGGTCCGGAAGACAGCTCGCCACTGACGGACTTCGGGGCCTCCATGACCAGCGCCAAAGGGCCGGAACTGCAGGAGATTCTCGACACCGTCCCGCTGCTCAAGCGCATGGAGAAGACGCTTCTACTGCTGCGTAAAGAGCTCGAGGTTGCCCAACTGCAGGCGCAGATCAACGAGGAAGTGAACGACAAAGTCCAGAAGCACCAGCGCGAATTCTTCCTGCGTGAGCAGCTCAAAATTATCCAGCGCGAGCTGGGCATCGCCAAGGATGACAAGACAGCCGATGCCGACAGCTTTCGCGAGCGGATGGCGAAGCTGTCGCCGCCAGAACACGTACTGGGCAGGTTTGATGATGAGTTGCAGAAGTTATCTGTGCTCGAGCAGGGGTCGCCTGAGTATGGCGTGACCCGCAATTACCTCGACTGGCTCACCAACGTGCCCTGGGGGCAATACTCCAACGATCACCTCGACCTTAAACTGGCGCGAAAGACGCTCGACCAGGACCACGACGGTCTGGGCGATATCAAGGAGCGTATTATCGAGTTCCTCGCCGAGGGTGCCTATAAAGGCGAAATGTCCGGCTCGATCCTGCTCCTGGTCGGCCCGCCGGGTGTGGGCAAAACCTCGATTGGGCATTCAATCGCCTCTGCCCTTGGCCGCAAATTCTACCGCTTCTCGGTCGGGGGCATGCGCGACGAGGCTGAAATCAAGGGCCACCGCCGCACTTACATTGGCGCGATGCCCGGAAAATTCGTTCAGGCGCTCAAGGATGTCCAGGTTTCAAATCCGGTCATCATGCTGGATGAAATTGACAAGATTGGCTCGTCTTACCAGGGCGACCCGGCGTCAGCTCTGCTGGAGGCGCTGGACCCGGAACAGAACAGTGAATTTCTGGATCACTACCTCGACACGCGGCTGGACCTGTCGAAGGTGCTTTTCGTCTGTACCGCGAACCAGCTCGATACCATACCCCGGCCATTGCTGGACCGTATGGACACCATCCGGCTTTCCGGTTACATCACCGACGAAAAACTGGCCATTGCCAAGCATCATCTGTTCCCGAAATTGTTGAAACGGGCCGGCCTGCGCAAGAAGCAGATGAACATCACCGATGCTGCACTCAGGCAGGTCATTGAAGGTTACGCCCGCGAGGCAGGCGTAAGGAACCTTGAAAAAATGCTGCACAAGATTCTCCGCAAGGGCGTCGTCAAACTGCTCGAAGGCGAAGAGTCCAGCATTCGCATTGGTATAAAGGATCTGCAGGACTACCTCGGTCAGCCGTTATTCCGCCGGGATCGCGCCCTGCGCGGGATTGGTGTGGTCACCGGGCTGGCCTGGACATCCATGGGCGGCGCCACGCTAGGCGTGGAGGCGGCGCGGATTCATAGCCAGAACCGCGGATTCAAATTGACCGGCCAGCTCGGCGATGTGATGAAGGAGTCGGCCGAGATTGCCTATAGCTATGTATCGTCCCATCTTAAGGATTTCCGTGGGGACGCAGCCTTCTTCGACAAGTCCTTCGTCCACCTCCACGTGCCCGAAGGAGCGACTCCCAAAGACGGGCCCAGCGCCGGCGTAACCATGGCCACAGCGCTGGTATCCCTGGCGCGGCGGGAAGCTCCGCATATTCCGGTCGCGATGACGGGAGAGTTGACACTGACCGGGCAGGTTCTGCCCGTTGGCGGTATCCGCGAGAAAGTGATCGCAGCCAGGCGCCAGAAAATAGCCACATTGATTCTGCCTGAAGCCAATCGGGGCGATTTTGAGGAGTTACCGGAGTATCTCCGGGAGGGACTAACGGTGCATTTTGCCCAACATTATTCCGATGTATACCGGGCCTGCTTTGAGGATAAAGCCAAACGGCGCACGGTTGTCCATTGAGCAATGGTCCGCCACCGGCAGACCAGTTGAGGCGAATACGCATAATCGCGTATGGAGTCAAGCAGATGCATTTGTAAACTGGACTCATTCAAGCGCGGCAATGCCGCCGTTCTCAGCATCCATCGCTGAATGATCCGTTCTGAGATGATCCGTACCTGAGAAGAGCCCTTAAGGCGCCATCCGTGGCGCCTCTTTTTTTGCCTGCCAGTTACCTTTTCTCCTGGGGCGACCGTTCACATCGGTGAACCGTAGCGCGGCTTATCAGGTTCGATCAGCCAGCTTGGTGGCGCTATAGGCAAATAAAGCCGAGATGAGAGCCCGTGCCCGCTCGAATGCGTCGATGAACGTTAGGACGCTTTGAGCTTGGAAGCCGGGTCCGGTTTGCGGTCGTCCCGCTGGGTTGGGTTTTTCCACTCGTGATCCCGATTGATCGGCCCGACGTCGAGGAAGGGTGAAGCGTCAATACCTGACGCATCCATCATCTCCGCCACGCGCTGCAGCGATGAGATGATCATGTTTTGCTCCCAGGACTGCAGGTTCTGGTATTTGCGGATGAACTCTTCCTGCAGCGCCTGGGGGGCACGATCCAGGAGCGAACCGCCGGACTCGGTAAGATGGGCGTGGACCTTGCGCTTGTCCTTCTCACTGCGTACACGGTAAACGAGCTCCCGCTGCTCCAGACGATCAAGGATGATAGTGACCGTCGCCTGGCTCAAGCTGACTTTGTCAGCGATGGTGCCGATAGTGACCTCACCCAGATCCCTGATAGTCTGCATTATGAGAAGCTGGGGAGCCGTCAGGCCGGCCGTCTTGCTCAGACGCTTGGAGTGAAGGTCGGTCGCTCGAATAACGCGTCGGAGCGCCACCAGCACTTGCTCATAGTTGTTCATTACCAGCGCTACTCCCGGACTACGCTTTCAAATCGGACACGCGGACGCTTTCATGGCGCCCATTGGCGTAAATTATAAAAGCTGAGCTCCTTCGAGTACAAAACATTTGGCGAGCCGGCATGATCCCCTTTGCCTGGAGTCTCCCCAACTCAGCAGCGACAGCTCCTATAGCGCATATGCACGGGTAATAGCCGCACGGCCTCTCTCTGGACAAAAGACAGGATTCCGCTCTGCCACCCGCGCTTTCTTTAGAGTTCAAAGCTCCATCAGTTCAAAAACTCAGTAGCCGCCGTGACCTTTGACGGTCGAACGCGCGTCAAGCCTGCGCCACGGGATCTGCTTGACATGACACTGACCCTGGTGTTTGTTAGCTTTAAAGGCGCGCCCGGGCCCGACCTGATCTGATCTGGTCTGAATTAGCAAGCAGGAACCCGGCGTTAGCCCTGAACTATAACAAGACTCAAATTCAACCCTCACAGGCAGGACTGAACATGAAGCTCAAATTTGGCAAGACAGCACTAGGCGCCGCTGTATCTCTCGCCCTCGCGGTCAACTCGCCAGCACTCCTTGCAGAAATCAAAATCGGTATCGCTGGCCCTCAGTCGGGCCCGGTAGCCCAGTACGGTGATATGCAATTCTCCGGGGCACGGATGGCGATCCAGCGCATTAACGAACAGGGCGGTGTGCTCGGAGAGAAACTGGTGGCCGTAGAGGCGGATGATGCCTGCGAACCGAAACAGGCCAACGCCGTCGCAAACAAAATGGTCAATGAGGGCGTAAAGTACGTCGTTGGTCATCTTTGCTCCAGTTCAACCCAGCCTGCCTCAGACATCTACTACGATGAAGGCATCTTGATGGTCACGCCGGCAGCCACCAGTCCGGAAATTACCGATCGTGGCTACGACAACATTTTTCGAACCATTGGCCTCGATAGTATGCAGGGCCCCGCTGCAGCCGACTTTATCGCCGAAAAAATCAAGCCCAAGCGTGTCGCTGTTATCCATGACAAGCAGCAATACGGCGAAGGCATCGCGACGACCGTTCGGGACAGGCTCAAGGAAAAAGGCGTGAATGTTGTGATGTTTGAAGGCGTCACTGCAGGTCAGAAAGACTTTTCCCCGCTGATAACCCGTATGCGTCAGGAGAACGTCGATTTCGTCTATTACGGTGGCTATCACCCGGAACTCGGCTTGATTCTCCGCCAGGCAGAATCAAGCCTGGACGCGCGCTTCATGGGCCCGGAAGGCGTCGGTAACCCGGATATCAATACTATTGCCGGCGACGCAGCAGAAGGCCTTTACGTAACCCTCCCGCCGAGCTTCGACCAGCAGGAGGAGAACAAGGAACTCGCGAAAGCATTCAAGGACAAGAACGAAGATCCCTCCGGTCCGTTTGTGCTCACCTCTTACGCAGCAGTGCAGGTTCTCGCTGACGCGATCGAGAAAACCGGCGAGAACGACCCGATGAAAGTCGCTGAAACCATGCGGGAAATGACTTTCGACACGCCTATTGGAACTGTTGAGTTTGACGAAAAAGGCGACCTCAAGGAGTTCCAGTTCGTTGTTTACGAATGGCACTCTGACGGCAGCAAAACACCTGTCGAGTAGGCGATAAGCCACCTCTCCACTATACTTCGACACCCTGGCCCTTGATGGGCCAGGGTGTCGAGGCCGTTGGCCGCTGACCTCTTCCGGAAATAATCCCGGGCAAGACATTTGCGGTCTTGCCCTGTCGGAGCCCAGCCCCATGCATGCAGACGTGATGTACTTCATTCAGCAACTGCTGAACGGGCTCACGGTTGGGAGTGCCTATGCCCTGATCGCCATCGGTTATACGATGGTCTACGGCATCATTGGCATGATCAACTTCGCCCACGGTGAAATCTATATGATCGGCGCCTACGCGGCGTTGATTGTCATAACCGGCCTTACTGCGCTTGGCATTGCCGCGCTTCCGCTGATCCTGTTGATTGCCCTCGTCTGTGCCATGTTGATTTCCAGCGCGTATGGCTGGTCCGTGGAGCGGGTTGCCTACCGGCCTCTGCGGGGCAGTCACCGCCTCATACCGCTGATTTCGGCGATTGGCATGTCGATTTTCCTGCAGAATTACGTCCGCCTGGCTCAGGGCTCGCGCAACATTGGTGTGCCTCAGTTGTTCGAAGGGGGCTGGAGTTTCGGTGGAGCTGACACCTTCCAGGTAACGTTCTCCTATCTGCAGATGGTGATCTTCGTCCTGACCTTCCTGGCGATGCTCGCGCTCACCCTGTTCATATCCCGATCCCGTCTGGGCCGAGCCTGCCGCGCTGTTTCCCAAGACCTGGGCATGGCCAGCCTGCTGGGCATCGACACCAACAAGATCATCTCTGTCACTTTTGTAATCGGTGCGGCCCTGGCAGCGGTAGCCGGGCTTCTTTTGAGTATGTACTACGGCTCGATCGACCCACTGTTCGGCTTCATTGCCGGATTGAAGGCCTTCACCGCCGCGGTCCTGGGCGGCATCGGCAGCATACCCGGCGCCCTGCTCGGCGGCTTGATCCTCGGTATAGCCGAAAGTATGACGTCCGGATATCTCTCATCGGAATACAAGGATGTAGTGTCTTTCGGACTCCTGATACTGATTTTGCTGTTTCGCCCCACCGGACTACTGGGCAAACCGGAGGTTGAAAAAATCTGATGGCCGCCAAAAACTTCAAGTACGCCCTCCTCTGTGCACTCGTCACTTTTGTGATGGCCTACCCGATCATCGGCCTGAAGCTGGTTGGCGAAGGCACGGAGGTTATTCTGGTTAATGCTGACCCTCTGACACTCTTTCTGATCGCTAGTGCTGTTGTTCTGGTCTTCGTTTTTCAGCTGTTTCGCGAAGCGATCATGGGCGCGCTAGGCCGTCTGGCGCTTCCGACGCCAAACCTGAAGCTGCCCGAGATGTCCCAGAGCCGGCGCATCAGCCTGGAGCGGTGGGGCATCCTGGCGTTGTTTATCGTTGCGCTGGTCTGGCCTTTTCTTGTCAGTCGCGGCTCAGTGGACCTGGCGACGCTGGTCCTGATTTACGTCATGCTTGGCCTGGGGCTGAACATTGTAGTGGGCCTCGCCGGCTTGCTGGACCTGGGTTATGTCGCGTTCTACGCAGTTGGCGCCTACAGCTACGCCCTGCTTTCAGAATATTTCGGCCTTAGTTTCTGGGCTGCTCTGCCTCTCGGGGCAGGCCTGGCCGCTCTTTTCGGGCTTTTGCTGGGCTTCCCGGTCCTGCGTTTGCGCGGCGATTATCTGGCCATCGTGACCCTGGGTTTCGGTGAGATTATTCGTATTCTGCTAAACAACTGGACCCATATAACGGGTGGCCCAAACGGCATCGGGGGCATCCCGGACCCGACGCTTTTCGGCATGGAATTCGGCCGCCGGGTCAAAGAGGAAGGCAACGTCTCTTTCCATGAAACCCTGGGCATAAGTTATGACGGTAGCCATCAGGTCATCTTTCTTTACCTGATAGCCGTAGTGCTCGCATTTTTCACCTGGTTTGTGATCCGCCGCCTGATCCGCATGCCCGCCGGACGGTCGTGGGAAGCGCTTCGTGAAGATGAGATTGCGTGCAGATCCCTGGGCATGAGCCGAACCGCGGTCAAGCTGTCAGCGTTTACGCTGGGCGCCTCTTTCGCCGGTTTCGCCGGCACACTGTTTGCCGCACGCCAGGGTTTCATCAATCCAGAATCCTTCACCTTCATCGAGTCCGCGATCATCCTGGCCATCGTGGTTCTCGGCGGCATGGGCTCGCAGTTGGGGGTCATTCTTGCCGCTGTCGCCGTGACGATACTGCCTGAGCTGGCCCGTGAGTTCAGCGAATACCGGATGCTCGTATTCGGTGCCGGGATGGTCCTGATGATGATCTGGCGTCCCCAGGGCCTGGTGCCCATGAGCCGGCCCTATGTCGAACTGAAGCAGGAGCAGTCCCATGCTTGAGGTTCGCGATCTGTGTATGCGCTTTGGCGGCCTCCTCGCCGTGGATGGCGTATCTGTTGACGTTCACGAACGCGAAATCGTATCGATCATCGGCCCAAACGGCGCCGGTAAAACAACCGTGTTTAACTGCATCAGCGGCTTTTACCAGCCCAGCGCCGGCACCATCAAGCTCGAAGGTCAGGCCATCGAGCGAATGCCGGATTTCAAGATTTCCCGGCTGGGGATGGTCCGAACGTTCCAGCACGTCCGCCTGTTCAACAGCATGACCGTACTGGAAAATCTGCTGGTAGCTCAGCACCGACGGGTAAACCGTAACCTGCTGTCGGGACTGTTCATGACGCCAAACTACCGGCGCCGTGAGCAGGAAGCCCAGGACCGCGCCGTTTACTGGCTCAAAAAGGTCAATCTGCTGGAGTTCGCCAACCGGGAAGCCGGGTATCTGGCATACGGTCAGCAACGACGGCTGGAAATCGCCCGCTGCATGGTCTCGCAACCTCGCCTGCTTTTGCTGGACGAGCCCGCCGCAGGCCTCAACCCCCGCGAAACCCGCGAGCTCGACAGCCTCATTGTCAGTCTTAAGGAGGACTACAACGTCTCGATTTTGCTCATCGAGCACGACATGAGCCTGGTCATGGGTATCTCGGACCGGATCACCGTGGTCAACCAGGGCCGCCCACTCGCTACCGGCACCCCGGAAGAGATCCGCGGCAATGAGGCCGTCATCAAAGCTTATCTGGGGGAAGCATGAGTCTGCTCAAGCTGAAAGACGTACACACCCACTACGGTAAGATTGAAGCACTGCATGGGGTTTCGCTCGAGATAGAGGAAGGCGAAATTGTTTCGTTGATTGGCGCCAACGGCGCCGGCAAGACCACCCTGTTGATGACGATCTGCGGAAACCCGAGAGCGAGCTCTGGCGCAGTGCTCTATCAGGGCAGGGATATCACCAACGAAAATACCGCCGACATCATGCGGCAGGACATTGCCATTGTTCCCGAAGGACGCAGGATTTTCCCTGGTCTGACGGTAGAAGAAAACCTCCATATGGGCGGTTTTTTTCGCAGTCGCGAAGAGATAGCGGAAACCCTCGAACACGTCTTTGAGCTTTTCCCACGCCTGCGCGAACGCTACAACCAGCGCGCCGGAACCATGTCAGGGGGCGAGCAGCAAATGCTCGCGATCGGGCGCGCACTCATGAGCCGTCCGCGAATGCTCTTTCTGGATGAGCCTTCGCTTGGGCTCGCGCCAATAATCATCAGCCAGATTTTTGAAATCATTGCGAAGCTGCGCAGTGAGGGCATCACCATTTTCCTGATCGAACAGAACGCCAACCAGGCCCTTAAACTCGCTGATAGGGGTTATGTCATCGAGAATGGCCGGATCGTCCTGCATGACACGGGCTCGAACCTGCTTTCCAACGAGGACGTTCGTAAGGCGTACCTTGGGTCCTGAGGCGATTTCCCGCTGCTCAGGTAGATGCTTACCATAAGCTTTCGTAAAGGTAATTAACTCCTTTATACTTCGGTCAAGGCGGAGGCGGGAGTTTACGCATAGTTGTCCTCGGTCTTATCTGAGCCACTACGAATCTAAAAGGAGTTACCCATGAAAAAAATCATCGCGGGTGCCGTAATCATGACCGCCTCCACGTTCGCCTTTGCCCAGCAGGGCCCGGGTTGTGGCGTCGGTGCCATGATCTGGAAGGGACAGTCAGGACCGGCCCCACACATTCTGGCCGCCACCACCAACGGAACCTTTGGTAATCAGACTTTCGGCATGACCACCGGTACGCTCGGCTGTGATACCAGTGAGACAATTCAGTCCATGGCCATGTACCTCGACAGCAACATCGACAAAGTGGCCCGGGACATTTCCCGCGGTGAAGGCGAAAATCTCACCACGCTGGCCGTGCTGATGGGCATCGAAGCAAAAGACCGGGAACACTTCAATGCGAAGCTGAAGAACAACTTCGCGGCGCTCTTCCCAAGTGCTGACACGACTGCTGACCAACTGGCTTACGGCATCGTTGAGCTGCTTGAGCAGGATCCAACCCTCAGCCATTACGTTGGCTAAGTACATCAATAGAATGCAGTAAAAGGAGCGCGC is part of the Hydrocarboniclastica marina genome and encodes:
- the aceE gene encoding pyruvate dehydrogenase (acetyl-transferring), homodimeric type, translating into MKKDDDPTETREWIEALESVIEVEGIDRARFLLSQLSERATREGGATSFTLTTPFRNTIPAAREARMPGDLFMERRIRSLIRWNAMAMVLRANKKPGDLGGHVSSFSSAATLYDVGFNYFFHGGDEKREGDLVYFQGHSAPGIYARSYLERQFDEDKLDNYRSEVDGEGLSSYPHPWLMPDYWQFPTVSMGLGPIQAIYQAHVMKYLDSRELIEMGDRKVWCFLGDGECDEPESLGAIGLAGREKLDNLIFVVNCNLQRLDGPVRGNGKIIQELEGIFRGAGWNVLKVVWGRQWDPLFEQDKEGVMQRAMDEIVDGDLQNYKSNGGAYTRKHFFGRYPEMEELVKDLSDDDIARLNRGGHDPYKVYAAYHQATTQKGQPTVILAHTIKGYGFGQAGEAQNVAHQLKKLDMDTVKAFRDRFGVPISDDEIEEIPYYRPAPDSPEMVYMQKRRRDLGGNYPKRRKASQPLQTPDLELFKTVLDGSGDREISTTMGFVRMLNAMVKDKRIGKRVVPIVPDEARTFGMEGLFRQMGIYTSEGQKYTPQDRDQIMYYREDKQGQILEEGITEAGAMSAWMAAATSYSSNDYPLIPFYLFYSMFGFQRVGDLCWAAGDMQARGFLLGGTSGRTTLNGEGLQHQDGHSHILAGTVPNCVSYDPTYAYEVAVIVQHGMKRMYEDNENVYYYITLLNENYAHPAMPEGAEEGIIKGLYPFESVEAGGKGKKKGPRVQLLGCGSILNEVRAAGQLLKDDFGVSSDIWSATSFNELARDGQHVVRWNRLHPDDKPRVPYVTQCLQDKQGPVIASTDYIKLFADQIRAFVPARYAVLGTDGYGRSDTREKLRSFFEVDRYHVVVAALSALAEDGEMERDKVLEAMRQYGIDRNKPNPLLS
- a CDS encoding thioredoxin family protein yields the protein MAETYVFDATLENFQTDVIDASSQVPVVVDVWAEWCAPCKQLMPILQKLADEFKGGFRLAKVNADEQQQLTAHLGVRSLPSVKIVKNGQLVDEFSGVIPESEIRAKLEPHIDKPPMSPRDQAKTLWEEGQLDQALALLTEINQANPEDKAVLIDIALIKVEQGEVAEARVILEGLPKEETFNAHARQLAARIKFAERAGQLPPVAELQARIEADPEDFEARYQLALHWVLKGENAKAMELILSLLRKDRNYADGAARATLVELFDLLGNDDPDVRQYRRKLFTLMY
- the lon gene encoding endopeptidase La; its protein translation is MTEQNDNIEFIGREDGTVKTPRGLALPDQSLPKRLYILPVNGRPFFPAQVQPVVVNQNPWEETLNRVAATDHSVVGLSYVEHPPKDSHAGPEDLALHGCAVRIHHAAKENGKIQFIAQGIRRFRVVHWLKRTPPYLVEVEYPEEPREHQDEQKAYTLAIINSIKELLRANPLYGEEVKNYLSRFGPEDSSPLTDFGASMTSAKGPELQEILDTVPLLKRMEKTLLLLRKELEVAQLQAQINEEVNDKVQKHQREFFLREQLKIIQRELGIAKDDKTADADSFRERMAKLSPPEHVLGRFDDELQKLSVLEQGSPEYGVTRNYLDWLTNVPWGQYSNDHLDLKLARKTLDQDHDGLGDIKERIIEFLAEGAYKGEMSGSILLLVGPPGVGKTSIGHSIASALGRKFYRFSVGGMRDEAEIKGHRRTYIGAMPGKFVQALKDVQVSNPVIMLDEIDKIGSSYQGDPASALLEALDPEQNSEFLDHYLDTRLDLSKVLFVCTANQLDTIPRPLLDRMDTIRLSGYITDEKLAIAKHHLFPKLLKRAGLRKKQMNITDAALRQVIEGYAREAGVRNLEKMLHKILRKGVVKLLEGEESSIRIGIKDLQDYLGQPLFRRDRALRGIGVVTGLAWTSMGGATLGVEAARIHSQNRGFKLTGQLGDVMKESAEIAYSYVSSHLKDFRGDAAFFDKSFVHLHVPEGATPKDGPSAGVTMATALVSLARREAPHIPVAMTGELTLTGQVLPVGGIREKVIAARRQKIATLILPEANRGDFEELPEYLREGLTVHFAQHYSDVYRACFEDKAKRRTVVH
- a CDS encoding MarR family winged helix-turn-helix transcriptional regulator, which encodes MNNYEQVLVALRRVIRATDLHSKRLSKTAGLTAPQLLIMQTIRDLGEVTIGTIADKVSLSQATVTIILDRLEQRELVYRVRSEKDKRKVHAHLTESGGSLLDRAPQALQEEFIRKYQNLQSWEQNMIISSLQRVAEMMDASGIDASPFLDVGPINRDHEWKNPTQRDDRKPDPASKLKAS
- a CDS encoding branched-chain amino acid ABC transporter substrate-binding protein — translated: MKLKFGKTALGAAVSLALAVNSPALLAEIKIGIAGPQSGPVAQYGDMQFSGARMAIQRINEQGGVLGEKLVAVEADDACEPKQANAVANKMVNEGVKYVVGHLCSSSTQPASDIYYDEGILMVTPAATSPEITDRGYDNIFRTIGLDSMQGPAAADFIAEKIKPKRVAVIHDKQQYGEGIATTVRDRLKEKGVNVVMFEGVTAGQKDFSPLITRMRQENVDFVYYGGYHPELGLILRQAESSLDARFMGPEGVGNPDINTIAGDAAEGLYVTLPPSFDQQEENKELAKAFKDKNEDPSGPFVLTSYAAVQVLADAIEKTGENDPMKVAETMREMTFDTPIGTVEFDEKGDLKEFQFVVYEWHSDGSKTPVE